From one Simplicispira suum genomic stretch:
- a CDS encoding TorD/DmsD family molecular chaperone, translating to MPLSPAMDEETARAEVYGLLAQLYYAAPDVALLEALRVAATQAPAAGGVLEEPWQQFVGVARAMSASEVAAEFDALFGGLGKPEVYLYGSHYLSGFLNERPLAKLRGDLAALGLARHDAMSESEDHVAYVCEVMRYLIAGDDGAVCHLGGQSRFFSMHLQPWLPQLCEQLATHPKARLYRALAAFTQAFVAVEAQGFDLLDR from the coding sequence ATGCCGCTCAGCCCGGCGATGGATGAGGAAACCGCACGTGCGGAGGTGTACGGGCTGTTGGCCCAGCTGTATTACGCAGCCCCTGATGTTGCCTTGTTGGAGGCCCTGCGGGTGGCTGCGACACAGGCGCCTGCGGCTGGCGGCGTTCTTGAAGAACCTTGGCAGCAGTTCGTCGGTGTGGCCCGGGCCATGTCTGCCAGCGAAGTGGCCGCAGAGTTCGACGCCCTGTTCGGCGGCTTGGGCAAGCCTGAGGTCTATTTGTACGGATCGCACTACCTCAGTGGCTTTCTGAACGAGCGCCCATTGGCCAAGTTGCGCGGCGATCTGGCCGCGCTGGGCCTGGCGCGGCACGATGCCATGTCCGAGTCGGAGGACCATGTTGCCTATGTCTGCGAAGTGATGCGCTATTTGATTGCCGGTGACGACGGTGCCGTGTGCCACCTTGGCGGGCAAAGCCGCTTCTTTTCCATGCATTTGCAGCCTTGGTTGCCACAATTGTGCGAGCAGCTCGCCACGCACCCCAAGGCGCGCCTGTACCGGGCGCTGGCAGCGTTTACGCAGGCCTTTGTGGCGGTGGAAGCGCAAGGGTTTGATCTGCTCGATCGCTGA
- a CDS encoding formate dehydrogenase subunit alpha yields the protein MLLTRKIPAHGPNTTESNFVHSLRRGLAHAIPTMDRRAFLRRSGLGVGVGLAASQLSLVKKADAAEATATGKAAGNIVVRRTVCTHCSVGCAVDAVVENGVWIRQEPVFDSPINMGAHCAKGAALREHGHGEYRLRYPMKLVNGKYERISWDTALNEITAKMLDLRKASGPDSVYFVGSSKHNNEQSYLLRKFVSFWGSNNCDHQARICHSTTVAGVANTWGYGAMTNSYNDMQNSKCALYIGSNAAEAHPVSMLHMLHAKEAGCKLIVVDPRFTRTAAKADEYVRIRSGSDIPFLFGLLYHIFKNGWEDKQYLHDRVYGMDAVKTEVMAKWTPDKVEDACGVTEEQMARVAEMMAKNRPSTLVWCMGQTQHSIGNAMVRASCIVQLALGNVGKSGGGANIFRGHDNVQGATDIGPNPDSLPGYYGIAEGSWKHFAKAWDVDFEWIKGRFASPEMMTKSGLTVSRWIDGVLEKNELIDQDSNLRGVFFWGHAPNSQTRGLEMKRAMDKLDLLVVVDPYPSATAAMAAMPGKPEDLNPNRAVYLLPAATQFETSGSVTASNRSLQWRERVIEPLWESRSDHMIMYQFAQKLGFGPELVKQYKMQKVKGQDEPVIEDILREINGCTWTIGYTGQSPERLKAHMRNMAAFDVKTLKAKGGKDKETGYDLAGDYFGLPWPCYGTPALKHPGSPNLYDTSHHVMDGGGNFRANFGVERNGVNLLAEDGSHSLGADITTGYPEFDHVLLKKLGWWSDLTDAEKQAAEGKNWKTDLSGGIQRVVMQVHGCHPFGNAKARAVVWNFPDAIPQHREPIYGTRPDLVAQYPTHDDKRNFWRLPTLFKSLQDKNIAEKVYEKFPLILSSGRLVEYEGGGEETRSNPWLAELQQEAFVEINPRAAADRGIRNGDRVWLSSPTGARLNVQALVTERVGPDTVWMPFHFSGRWQGADMLAYYPSGAHPVVRGEAVNTATTYGYDSVTMMQESKTTVCNVERA from the coding sequence ATGTTGTTGACCCGAAAAATCCCCGCCCACGGCCCGAACACCACGGAGTCGAATTTCGTTCACAGCCTGCGGCGCGGTCTTGCGCACGCCATTCCCACCATGGACCGCCGCGCATTTTTGCGACGTTCGGGTCTGGGTGTGGGCGTGGGCCTTGCTGCCTCGCAGCTGAGTCTGGTCAAAAAGGCCGATGCCGCCGAAGCGACCGCAACCGGCAAGGCAGCCGGAAATATCGTGGTGCGCCGCACTGTATGTACCCATTGCTCGGTGGGCTGCGCGGTGGACGCCGTGGTGGAGAACGGCGTCTGGATTCGCCAGGAGCCGGTTTTCGATTCGCCAATCAACATGGGTGCGCACTGCGCCAAGGGCGCTGCACTGCGCGAGCACGGGCACGGCGAATACCGGTTGCGCTATCCAATGAAGCTGGTCAATGGCAAGTATGAGCGCATCAGCTGGGATACCGCGCTCAATGAAATCACCGCAAAAATGCTGGATCTGCGCAAGGCCAGTGGGCCGGACAGCGTGTATTTCGTGGGCTCTTCCAAGCACAACAACGAGCAGTCGTACCTGCTGCGCAAGTTCGTCAGCTTCTGGGGCAGCAACAATTGCGACCACCAGGCACGCATCTGCCACAGCACCACGGTGGCCGGCGTGGCCAATACCTGGGGCTACGGCGCCATGACCAATTCGTACAACGACATGCAGAACAGCAAGTGCGCGTTGTACATCGGCTCCAACGCCGCCGAAGCGCATCCAGTGTCGATGCTGCACATGCTCCACGCCAAGGAGGCGGGCTGCAAGTTGATCGTTGTGGACCCGCGATTTACCCGCACGGCAGCCAAGGCAGACGAGTATGTGCGCATCCGCTCGGGCAGCGACATTCCCTTTCTTTTCGGCTTGCTGTACCACATCTTCAAGAACGGCTGGGAAGACAAGCAGTACCTGCACGACCGCGTCTATGGCATGGACGCGGTCAAGACCGAGGTGATGGCCAAGTGGACGCCGGACAAGGTGGAAGACGCGTGCGGCGTAACGGAAGAGCAGATGGCGCGCGTGGCCGAAATGATGGCCAAGAACCGCCCCTCGACCCTGGTGTGGTGCATGGGCCAGACGCAGCACAGCATTGGCAATGCCATGGTGCGGGCATCGTGCATCGTGCAACTGGCGCTGGGCAACGTGGGCAAGAGCGGCGGCGGCGCCAACATCTTCCGCGGACACGACAACGTGCAGGGCGCCACCGACATTGGCCCGAACCCCGACTCCCTGCCGGGCTACTACGGCATTGCGGAAGGCTCCTGGAAGCACTTTGCCAAAGCCTGGGACGTGGATTTCGAGTGGATCAAGGGGCGTTTTGCCAGCCCTGAGATGATGACCAAGTCGGGGCTAACGGTTTCGCGCTGGATCGATGGGGTGTTGGAGAAGAACGAACTGATTGACCAGGACTCCAACCTGCGCGGCGTGTTCTTCTGGGGCCATGCACCCAACTCGCAAACGCGCGGCCTCGAGATGAAGCGCGCCATGGACAAGCTCGATTTGCTGGTAGTGGTAGACCCGTACCCATCGGCCACGGCGGCCATGGCCGCCATGCCCGGCAAACCCGAGGATCTGAACCCCAACCGCGCCGTGTATCTGCTGCCGGCCGCCACGCAGTTTGAAACCAGCGGCTCGGTCACGGCGTCCAACCGCTCGCTGCAGTGGCGCGAAAGGGTCATTGAGCCATTATGGGAAAGCCGCAGCGACCACATGATCATGTACCAGTTTGCGCAAAAGCTCGGCTTTGGCCCAGAGCTGGTCAAGCAGTACAAGATGCAAAAAGTCAAGGGTCAGGACGAACCCGTTATCGAAGACATCCTGCGCGAAATCAATGGCTGCACCTGGACCATTGGGTACACAGGGCAAAGCCCGGAACGCCTCAAGGCGCACATGCGCAACATGGCTGCGTTCGACGTAAAGACGCTCAAGGCCAAGGGCGGCAAGGACAAGGAAACAGGCTATGACCTGGCGGGTGATTATTTTGGACTTCCGTGGCCGTGCTATGGCACGCCGGCCCTCAAGCACCCGGGGTCTCCCAATCTTTACGACACCTCCCACCACGTGATGGACGGCGGAGGAAATTTCCGCGCCAATTTTGGGGTCGAACGAAACGGCGTGAACCTGCTTGCCGAAGACGGTTCCCATTCGCTTGGTGCCGACATCACCACCGGCTACCCTGAATTCGACCATGTGCTGCTCAAGAAGCTCGGCTGGTGGAGTGACCTGACCGACGCTGAAAAGCAGGCGGCCGAGGGCAAGAACTGGAAAACCGATTTGTCGGGCGGTATTCAACGCGTGGTCATGCAGGTGCATGGTTGCCACCCCTTTGGCAACGCCAAGGCGCGCGCTGTGGTGTGGAATTTCCCCGATGCGATTCCTCAGCACCGCGAGCCGATTTATGGCACCCGTCCCGACCTGGTTGCCCAGTACCCGACGCACGACGACAAGCGCAACTTCTGGCGTCTGCCGACGCTTTTCAAGAGCTTGCAGGACAAGAACATCGCAGAAAAAGTGTATGAAAAATTCCCGTTGATTCTCTCGTCCGGCCGTCTGGTGGAATATGAAGGCGGTGGCGAAGAAACGCGCTCCAATCCCTGGCTGGCGGAGTTGCAGCAAGAGGCCTTTGTGGAGATCAACCCGAGAGCCGCCGCCGACCGTGGTATTCGCAATGGCGACCGAGTTTGGCTCAGCAGTCCCACGGGCGCGCGTCTCAATGTGCAAGCCCTCGTAACCGAGCGCGTCGGACCCGATACGGTGTGGATGCCGTTCCACTTCTCCGGCCGCTGGCAGGGCGCCGACATGCTGGCTTACTACCCGAGCGGCGCTCACCCCGTGGTGCGCGGCGAGGCGGTGAATACGGCCACCACGTATGGCTACGACTCTGTGACCATGATGCAAGAAAGCAAGACCACGGTGTGCAACGTGGAACGTGCGTAA
- a CDS encoding DUF3306 domain-containing protein, protein MSDGFLGRWSRRKQEARAGLPEPEPLQEPEGSSRPIEPDTATATPTPPLPTLADARALTPQSDFAPFVARAVSPEVRNAAMKQLFRDPHFNVMDGLDTYIDDYSVADPLPLETLRKMVSAEFVGLLPPDDSIESDAPPSDPLPASAQADADRLAMPGKDPDAPTVAQWEPNVGAAPAALVPPPADASQTHHAHAHLRLQPNDATPEERSGDSNR, encoded by the coding sequence ATGAGCGATGGATTCCTCGGTCGCTGGTCCCGGCGCAAACAAGAGGCACGCGCCGGGCTGCCCGAGCCCGAGCCGCTGCAGGAGCCAGAGGGTTCCTCCCGTCCGATTGAGCCCGACACGGCAACTGCAACGCCTACGCCCCCGCTGCCCACGCTGGCCGATGCGCGCGCTCTGACACCGCAGTCGGACTTCGCGCCATTTGTAGCCCGTGCCGTGTCGCCCGAGGTGCGCAATGCGGCCATGAAACAGTTGTTCCGCGATCCGCATTTCAACGTGATGGATGGTTTGGACACCTACATTGACGACTACAGTGTGGCGGACCCGCTGCCTCTGGAGACACTGCGCAAGATGGTCAGCGCTGAGTTTGTCGGCTTGCTGCCTCCGGATGACAGCATTGAAAGCGATGCGCCGCCTTCAGACCCGTTGCCGGCTTCGGCGCAAGCCGATGCCGACCGACTGGCCATGCCGGGCAAAGACCCTGATGCACCAACCGTGGCACAGTGGGAGCCCAACGTCGGTGCTGCGCCAGCAGCACTGGTTCCTCCGCCAGCAGACGCCAGCCAGACGCACCATGCCCACGCTCATTTGCGATTGCAACCGAACGATGCCACTCCAGAAGAACGATCTGGGGACAGCAATCGGTGA
- a CDS encoding 4Fe-4S binding protein, translated as MPLQKNDLGTAIGEDITLHSTLCRRETGAFQSAIRSGQEVLVACTQERRLFSELAAQTEGAISPLRFVNIRETAGWSADAVRATPKIAALIAAARLPDFEPVATVAFQSSGRLLILGALDAAERAAALFGDGFDITLFATGPGNAGGMQERRYPVLAGRIESLQGWLGAFQLAWQSDNAISLDLCTRCNACVQACPEGAIGLDYQIDMAQCKAHRACVKACAVAGAIDFQRPSHLHGEQFDLVLDLRGAAASPTFNQHAPPQGYLRWDGNDLAALLALRDLVGEFEKPRFVDYDQKLCAHSRNGTVGCRACIDICSAEAISSDTKRQRVELNPHLCVGCGACSTVCPTGAMAFRTPGLAEQGLRLRTVLARYGAAGGRDPVLVLHSQVRGQALVDELGRAAQVGIAQGLPARCIPMPLWHSASTGLELWLSALCFGAAQIVIVVTAEDAPQYLDALQQQIDVVEALCVGLGYPAGAMQLLRCKTHTDLDVALQALERSPRAAMEVPARFATTPEKRSTLELALDHLLTQAPGMPTGRTAIELPALGAPLGDIVVNRERCTLCLSCVSACPAGALLDNPQLPQLRFIEKNCVQCGLCERTCPEDAITLHPRLSLLAERSQARVLNESAPYVCIRCHAPFGTLMAIEAMLGKLAGHAMFQGDALQRLKMCSDCRVIDLYSSSNESKVTDL; from the coding sequence ATGCCACTCCAGAAGAACGATCTGGGGACAGCAATCGGTGAAGACATCACGCTTCATTCCACCCTGTGCCGACGCGAGACGGGGGCCTTCCAAAGCGCCATCCGGTCCGGGCAAGAGGTTCTGGTGGCGTGCACCCAGGAGCGCCGACTTTTCTCCGAGCTGGCAGCGCAGACCGAAGGTGCCATATCGCCACTGCGGTTTGTCAATATTCGCGAGACAGCGGGCTGGAGTGCGGATGCAGTCCGAGCCACACCCAAGATCGCTGCCCTGATTGCGGCTGCGCGCCTTCCCGACTTTGAACCCGTTGCCACCGTCGCTTTTCAAAGTAGCGGGCGCTTGTTGATTCTGGGCGCCCTTGATGCCGCCGAGCGCGCCGCCGCCTTGTTCGGCGACGGTTTCGATATCACCCTGTTCGCTACGGGTCCGGGCAATGCAGGCGGCATGCAGGAGCGCCGTTACCCGGTTCTGGCGGGCCGCATTGAAAGCCTGCAGGGCTGGCTGGGCGCGTTCCAGCTGGCATGGCAGTCGGACAACGCGATTTCGCTCGACCTGTGCACCCGCTGCAATGCCTGCGTCCAGGCCTGTCCCGAGGGCGCCATCGGGCTTGACTACCAGATCGACATGGCGCAGTGCAAGGCGCACCGCGCTTGCGTCAAGGCGTGCGCGGTGGCCGGTGCCATTGATTTTCAGCGGCCATCGCATCTGCATGGCGAGCAGTTCGATCTGGTGCTGGATCTGCGCGGCGCTGCGGCAAGCCCGACGTTCAATCAGCACGCGCCGCCCCAAGGCTATTTGCGCTGGGATGGAAATGATCTTGCCGCACTGCTTGCCTTGCGCGACCTGGTGGGTGAATTCGAAAAACCGCGTTTCGTCGACTACGACCAAAAGCTGTGCGCCCACAGCCGCAATGGCACGGTCGGGTGCAGGGCCTGCATCGATATTTGTTCGGCCGAAGCCATCAGCAGTGATACCAAGCGCCAGCGCGTCGAACTCAATCCGCATTTGTGCGTAGGCTGCGGCGCCTGCAGCACCGTGTGTCCTACCGGAGCGATGGCATTTCGCACGCCGGGGCTCGCTGAGCAGGGCTTGCGGCTGCGCACCGTACTTGCGCGCTATGGCGCTGCGGGTGGGCGCGATCCGGTGCTGGTATTGCACAGCCAGGTGCGAGGCCAGGCACTGGTGGACGAACTGGGCCGCGCGGCGCAAGTGGGAATCGCGCAGGGCCTGCCCGCGCGCTGCATCCCTATGCCGTTATGGCACAGCGCCAGCACCGGGCTGGAGCTGTGGCTCAGCGCACTGTGCTTCGGTGCCGCACAGATCGTGATCGTGGTCACTGCCGAAGATGCGCCGCAGTACCTTGATGCGCTGCAGCAGCAGATCGACGTCGTTGAAGCGCTGTGCGTGGGACTGGGCTATCCAGCTGGCGCAATGCAACTGTTGCGCTGCAAGACCCACACCGATCTCGACGTCGCCTTGCAAGCGCTTGAGCGCAGCCCGCGCGCTGCCATGGAGGTCCCGGCGCGCTTTGCCACCACGCCTGAAAAACGCAGCACCCTGGAACTGGCGCTGGACCACTTGCTGACCCAGGCGCCAGGAATGCCGACGGGCCGCACGGCCATCGAGCTGCCGGCCTTGGGCGCACCGCTTGGGGACATCGTGGTCAATAGGGAGCGCTGCACCCTGTGCCTGAGCTGCGTCAGCGCCTGTCCCGCAGGCGCGTTGCTGGACAACCCGCAGTTGCCGCAGCTGCGGTTCATCGAGAAAAATTGTGTGCAGTGCGGGCTGTGTGAGCGCACCTGTCCGGAAGACGCAATCACGCTGCACCCACGCCTGTCCTTGCTCGCTGAGCGCAGCCAGGCGCGGGTGCTCAACGAGTCCGCGCCTTATGTCTGCATTCGCTGCCATGCGCCGTTTGGCACGCTGATGGCGATTGAAGCCATGCTGGGCAAATTGGCTGGGCACGCAATGTTCCAGGGAGATGCACTGCAGCGGCTCAAAATGTGCAGCGATTGTCGGGTGATTGATCTCTACTCGTCTTCCAATGAAAGCAAGGTGACCGATCTGTGA
- a CDS encoding ABC transporter substrate-binding protein, with protein MLRPIFHFLLAAFLALPAMVLPVHAEVGSDQVVFSISLEPDGLDPTVAAAASIGEVVHYNVLEGLVKIEESGATTPLLASGWRLENGGTTYRFALRKGVRFHDGASFDASAVRFSFERAMAPGSTNKAKKALFDNIAAIETPDAYTVVLRLRHADANTLFRLGESTAVVLHPDTAEQAAIRPVGTGPYRFERWDRGSSIDLVKYAGYRNASQVFMRAVKFRFINQPAAQANAMAAREVDVFFNIATQTVERFQADRAYQVLIGASSGKGMLALNNRRKPLDDVRVRRAITHAIDRERFIQKVLDGRGKAIGSHFSPTDAGYVHLAGLYPYDPKRAKALLREAGVKLPISLTLTLPPTPYARDGAPVIVAALEAIGIQVTTESVDWAHWLSGAFKGDFDITLINHVEPLDYPIYTDPDYYFGYESAEFRQLVERHAASSSARERQVLFAQMQRKLANDAVNAWIFAPQLSTVARKRLKGLWMNYPIFAHDVAALRWE; from the coding sequence GTGTTGCGCCCGATCTTTCATTTCTTGCTTGCCGCGTTCCTGGCGCTGCCCGCAATGGTTCTGCCTGTACATGCAGAGGTGGGCAGCGACCAGGTGGTATTCAGTATTTCGCTTGAGCCAGACGGTCTTGACCCCACGGTGGCCGCAGCGGCGTCCATTGGAGAGGTGGTCCATTACAACGTGCTGGAAGGGCTGGTGAAAATCGAGGAAAGTGGCGCCACCACCCCCTTGCTCGCCAGCGGCTGGCGCCTGGAGAATGGCGGCACGACCTACCGTTTTGCGCTGCGCAAGGGCGTGCGCTTTCATGATGGGGCTTCATTTGACGCGTCGGCAGTGCGCTTTAGCTTCGAACGCGCCATGGCGCCTGGCTCGACCAACAAGGCAAAAAAGGCCTTGTTTGACAATATCGCCGCCATAGAGACGCCCGACGCCTACACCGTGGTGCTGCGACTGCGCCATGCCGACGCCAATACCTTGTTCCGGCTGGGCGAGAGCACTGCCGTGGTACTCCACCCGGACACAGCGGAGCAGGCCGCCATTCGCCCGGTGGGCACCGGCCCTTATCGCTTTGAGCGCTGGGATCGGGGCAGCAGCATCGACCTCGTGAAATATGCCGGCTACCGAAACGCCAGCCAGGTGTTCATGCGTGCGGTGAAGTTTCGCTTCATCAACCAGCCTGCGGCCCAGGCCAACGCAATGGCAGCGCGCGAAGTGGATGTCTTTTTCAACATCGCCACGCAGACCGTGGAGCGCTTTCAGGCAGACAGGGCCTACCAAGTGCTGATCGGTGCGTCCAGCGGCAAAGGGATGCTGGCGCTGAACAACCGCCGCAAGCCACTGGACGACGTGCGGGTGCGCCGTGCCATCACCCATGCCATCGACCGTGAGCGCTTCATCCAGAAGGTGCTCGATGGCCGGGGCAAAGCCATTGGCAGCCATTTCTCGCCCACCGATGCCGGCTATGTGCATCTGGCCGGTCTCTACCCCTACGACCCCAAGCGCGCCAAGGCCCTGCTGCGCGAGGCGGGAGTCAAATTGCCAATTTCGCTGACCTTGACGCTGCCGCCCACGCCTTATGCACGCGATGGTGCGCCGGTGATCGTGGCAGCGCTCGAGGCGATTGGTATCCAGGTGACCACCGAGTCGGTGGACTGGGCACACTGGCTGTCGGGAGCCTTCAAAGGGGATTTCGATATCACGCTGATCAACCACGTTGAGCCGCTGGATTATCCGATCTACACCGACCCGGACTACTATTTCGGCTATGAAAGCGCCGAGTTTCGTCAATTGGTTGAGCGCCACGCGGCCAGCAGCAGCGCCCGCGAACGCCAGGTACTGTTTGCGCAGATGCAGCGCAAGCTGGCCAACGATGCGGTCAATGCCTGGATCTTTGCCCCCCAGCTCAGTACCGTGGCGCGCAAGCGGCTCAAAGGTCTGTGGATGAACTACCCGATTTTCGCGCACGATGTGGCGGCATTGCGATGGGAGTGA
- a CDS encoding formate dehydrogenase: MSDNDAKPSRRRFFAGAATVGAAAAATSVLPGLATNELAKAEPARPAPERGGGYWLSEHVKRYYQTTQI; the protein is encoded by the coding sequence ATGTCCGACAACGATGCAAAGCCCTCTCGCCGCCGCTTTTTTGCCGGCGCAGCCACAGTGGGTGCTGCTGCGGCCGCCACCTCTGTTTTGCCTGGTCTTGCAACCAACGAACTTGCAAAGGCCGAACCGGCTCGGCCTGCGCCTGAGCGTGGCGGCGGCTACTGGCTCTCCGAGCACGTGAAGCGCTATTACCAGACCACCCAAATTTGA
- a CDS encoding DUF3305 domain-containing protein — protein MGVSTNGPEEVAHSARPGLDVAVVMRRRAVSGPLSRWQAWQWTPVDVVPNEVAFGRAARPLLQSSDEQRWLFPHLRVELFRDDAEGYHLNLVSPAPCWFVLWRLDEESASDTLQLARPVAVSLSYHDAGRWLDAQESVDQLPADPDVVEWLQAFASQHYQPEPRRRRRPQSFQALTDRFGKPASVSTSKTRGEP, from the coding sequence ATGGGAGTGAGCACGAACGGGCCAGAGGAGGTCGCGCACAGCGCACGGCCGGGCCTAGACGTGGCCGTGGTGATGCGGCGCAGGGCGGTGTCAGGCCCCCTGAGTCGCTGGCAAGCATGGCAGTGGACTCCGGTGGACGTGGTGCCCAACGAAGTGGCGTTTGGCCGCGCCGCGCGGCCCTTGCTGCAATCGAGCGACGAGCAGCGCTGGCTGTTTCCGCATTTGCGCGTGGAGTTGTTTCGAGACGATGCCGAGGGCTACCATCTCAATCTCGTGTCCCCCGCACCCTGCTGGTTCGTCCTTTGGCGTCTGGACGAAGAGTCTGCGTCAGACACGCTGCAGCTGGCCCGCCCGGTGGCTGTCAGCTTGAGCTACCACGATGCCGGGCGTTGGCTTGATGCGCAGGAGTCGGTAGACCAGCTGCCTGCCGACCCAGACGTCGTCGAATGGCTCCAGGCCTTTGCGAGCCAGCACTACCAGCCCGAACCGCGCAGGCGCCGCAGGCCGCAGAGCTTTCAGGCCTTGACCGATCGTTTTGGCAAACCGGCTTCGGTATCTACCTCCAAGACGCGGGGCGAGCCATGA
- a CDS encoding diguanylate cyclase, protein MSDRHPMLRFPQRALLARLAIGIAVLASLGLLWALTTVYQDRTAMYRHQAERELQTISRLQASAVSDWRERRLADASALTDDDLFAQAVARWRDAPSSEAEAPVHDRLRILQERARYTAVFFVSPEGTLLLPAGSSSAALPTLERNALKEALESATPSVVEPRSDPFFAFPFFSLIAPIYDGMRPLGAVWLVIDVRSSLYSLLTPWPTASKSAESALVSAEGADAVLLSPLRHHTTAVPVPLVHGPQQGNLLIQAVAGARGLIHARDAEGKEVLAVVNAIAESPWFLVSKVDVAEAFGDASQRELIALSLPLSLALLLGGLFLVAWQRRAWLRERTLKESLARNMQWLESAQRSALVGYYAYRLETGEFTLSPMAAELFGLPGDAPVAREQWLAQVHPDDRPHVLSSLESSLGEGPPLRMQYRIADTRNERWVDMWGERTEPGARAGMTGTVQDITERQRAETKLDQYRIALEALVRQDPLTNVANRRALTEAVAVEWQRAARSGSSLSLLMIDVDHFKAFNDRYGHLAGDECLRKVATAMARAATRASDLVARYGGEEFAVLLPETHERDAMVIAEQMRLAVRKLAIVHAASGVAAVVTVSVGVSTITPQPHLSASQGAEPSRASVRASAERESQQLFRQADDALYAAKSVGRDTVVPYTAAVSEETSSDFMPSPPEPRST, encoded by the coding sequence ATGTCTGACCGTCACCCAATGCTTCGATTTCCCCAGCGCGCACTGCTTGCGCGACTGGCAATCGGCATCGCAGTGCTGGCCAGCCTGGGGCTGCTGTGGGCATTGACCACGGTGTACCAGGACCGCACGGCGATGTACCGCCATCAGGCCGAACGTGAACTGCAAACCATCAGCCGCCTGCAGGCCAGTGCTGTATCCGACTGGCGCGAGCGTCGCCTGGCCGACGCCAGCGCCTTGACCGACGATGACCTGTTTGCCCAGGCGGTGGCACGCTGGCGCGACGCACCTTCTTCCGAGGCTGAGGCGCCGGTGCACGACCGGCTGCGTATTCTTCAGGAACGCGCGCGCTATACGGCGGTGTTCTTCGTCAGCCCCGAAGGCACGCTGCTGCTGCCCGCAGGCTCTTCAAGTGCCGCGCTGCCCACCTTGGAAAGGAATGCTTTGAAGGAAGCACTCGAGAGCGCAACACCGAGCGTCGTAGAACCCAGAAGCGACCCGTTTTTTGCGTTCCCGTTCTTCAGTCTGATCGCCCCCATCTACGACGGTATGCGGCCTCTGGGCGCCGTTTGGCTAGTGATCGACGTGCGCAGCAGTCTGTATTCGCTGCTCACGCCCTGGCCTACCGCCAGCAAAAGCGCCGAGTCTGCGCTGGTGAGTGCGGAGGGCGCGGATGCCGTATTGCTCAGCCCGCTGCGTCACCACACCACTGCAGTGCCGGTTCCTCTGGTACACGGGCCCCAGCAGGGCAATCTGCTGATCCAGGCCGTGGCGGGGGCTCGCGGCCTGATTCACGCGCGCGACGCCGAAGGCAAAGAGGTGTTGGCCGTGGTCAATGCCATTGCGGAATCGCCGTGGTTTCTGGTCTCCAAGGTGGATGTGGCGGAGGCGTTTGGCGACGCCTCCCAACGCGAATTGATTGCACTGAGTCTGCCGCTCAGCCTTGCACTGCTGCTGGGGGGGCTGTTTCTGGTGGCGTGGCAGCGGCGTGCCTGGCTGCGTGAACGCACCCTCAAGGAAAGCCTGGCGCGCAACATGCAATGGCTTGAAAGTGCGCAAAGGTCGGCTTTGGTGGGCTACTACGCTTACCGGCTTGAAACAGGCGAATTCACCCTCTCACCGATGGCGGCCGAGCTGTTTGGCTTGCCGGGCGATGCGCCGGTGGCGCGCGAGCAATGGCTGGCCCAGGTCCATCCGGACGACCGCCCGCATGTGCTTTCAAGTCTTGAGAGCTCGCTCGGCGAGGGGCCCCCTTTGCGAATGCAATACCGCATTGCCGACACACGCAACGAACGCTGGGTGGACATGTGGGGCGAGCGTACCGAGCCAGGTGCCAGGGCTGGCATGACCGGCACGGTTCAGGACATTACGGAGCGCCAGCGCGCCGAGACCAAGCTGGACCAGTACCGCATCGCGCTGGAGGCCCTGGTGCGCCAGGATCCGCTCACCAACGTGGCCAACCGCCGCGCGCTCACCGAAGCCGTGGCGGTCGAATGGCAGCGTGCGGCGCGTTCGGGTTCGAGCCTGTCTTTGCTGATGATCGACGTGGACCATTTCAAGGCGTTCAATGACCGCTATGGCCATTTGGCGGGTGACGAATGCCTGCGCAAAGTGGCCACGGCCATGGCGCGTGCGGCGACGCGTGCCAGCGATCTCGTGGCACGCTACGGCGGTGAGGAGTTTGCGGTGCTGCTGCCCGAAACGCATGAGCGCGATGCGATGGTGATTGCCGAGCAGATGCGCCTGGCCGTGCGCAAGCTGGCCATCGTGCATGCCGCCTCGGGCGTCGCCGCCGTGGTCACGGTCAGCGTGGGTGTTTCCACCATCACACCCCAACCCCACCTTTCTGCCAGCCAAGGCGCCGAGCCGAGCCGTGCCAGCGTCCGGGCCAGTGCCGAACGCGAGTCGCAGCAGCTCTTTCGCCAGGCAGACGATGCGCTATATGCGGCCAAATCGGTCGGGCGCGACACCGTGGTGCCCTATACAGCCGCGGTGTCCGAAGAGACGTCCTCAGACTTTATGCCTTCGCCACCCGAACCGCGCAGTACTTGA